A stretch of bacterium DNA encodes these proteins:
- a CDS encoding YggS family pyridoxal phosphate-dependent enzyme, with translation MESIKRNLSYLKKRIVHICPNRRVVIVVVTKLVEVDKVEEVIKQNIKNIGESKVQEAERKFSFLQKDKVKYHLIGHLQTNKVKTVVRLFDLIQSVDSYSLAYEINKEAEKINKVQDILLQVNTSKEKNKYGFFEEEVLNLIERLASMFNLSIKGLMTIAPFVSEEDRLRDCFKRLRNLQTKISKLNIKGLKLKYLSMGMSNDYEIALQEGANMIRVGNAIFN, from the coding sequence ATGGAGAGTATTAAAAGGAATTTAAGTTATCTAAAAAAGAGGATTGTCCATATTTGTCCAAATAGAAGAGTAGTTATTGTTGTAGTTACTAAGCTGGTAGAAGTAGATAAAGTAGAAGAGGTTATTAAACAAAACATAAAAAATATAGGAGAAAGCAAGGTTCAAGAAGCAGAGAGAAAATTTTCATTTCTTCAAAAAGATAAGGTTAAGTATCATCTGATAGGACATCTTCAAACTAATAAAGTAAAAACAGTCGTGAGATTGTTTGATTTAATCCAATCTGTAGATAGTTACTCTTTAGCTTATGAAATAAATAAGGAAGCGGAAAAGATTAATAAAGTTCAAGACATCTTGCTTCAAGTAAATACTTCTAAAGAAAAAAATAAGTATGGTTTTTTTGAAGAAGAAGTTTTAAACTTAATTGAAAGATTAGCCTCCATGTTTAATCTTTCAATTAAAGGGTTAATGACAATTGCTCCTTTTGTTTCTGAAGAAGATAGATTAAGAGATTGTTTTAAAAGATTAAGAAATTTACAAACTAAAATCTCTAAACTAAACATCAAAGGCCTAAAGTTAAAGTATCTTTCTATGGGCATGAGCAATGATTATGAAATTGCTCTACAAGAAGGAGCTAATATGATTCGCGTTGGAAATGCAATATTTAATTGA
- the thiC gene encoding phosphomethylpyrimidine synthase: MQTQSERAKNGEVTKEMKDVAEREGVSWEYIRDMIAKGKVVIPANVNRECNPVGIGKGLKTKVNASIGTSPDIINLEMEIDKAKIAEKYQADTLMELSTGGDLDLIRRTILKAISLPVGNVPLYQAAIETIQEFGSVVKMKPDFLFEVIEKQARDGIGFMAIHCGINLITLERLKKQNYRYGGLVSRGGAFMTAWMLHNKEENPLYAQFGRLLEILKRYDTVLSLGNGMRAGAIHDSSDRAQVQELILNCELADEAKKAGVQVIVEGPGHIPIDEIETNVIIQKRMSGEAPFYMLGPLTTDVAPGYDHISAAVGAALSSAYGADFICYVTPPEHVALPFPEDVKEGVITAKIATHIGDMIKLNKREDDLKMAYARRNLDWKEQFKLAINPEKAEKLREERAPKDKSTCTMCGEYCAIKIVNETFASKIPECK; this comes from the coding sequence ATGCAGACCCAGTCAGAAAGAGCTAAAAATGGAGAAGTTACTAAGGAGATGAAGGATGTAGCGGAAAGAGAAGGTGTTTCTTGGGAATACATAAGAGACATGATAGCCAAAGGCAAAGTGGTTATTCCAGCTAATGTCAATCGGGAGTGTAATCCGGTAGGCATTGGCAAAGGATTAAAGACTAAGGTTAATGCCAGTATAGGCACCTCCCCTGATATTATAAACTTAGAAATGGAGATAGATAAAGCAAAGATTGCGGAAAAATATCAAGCTGATACTTTGATGGAACTTTCCACAGGAGGAGATTTAGACTTAATAAGAAGAACTATCTTAAAAGCAATCTCTTTGCCAGTAGGAAATGTTCCTCTTTATCAAGCCGCTATAGAGACTATTCAAGAATTTGGTTCGGTGGTTAAGATGAAACCAGATTTTTTATTTGAAGTAATAGAAAAACAAGCCCGTGATGGCATTGGTTTCATGGCTATTCATTGTGGTATTAATTTAATCACCTTAGAACGTCTGAAGAAGCAAAATTATCGTTATGGTGGGTTAGTGAGTCGAGGAGGAGCTTTTATGACAGCTTGGATGCTTCATAACAAAGAAGAGAATCCCTTATATGCTCAATTTGGTCGCTTATTAGAGATTTTGAAAAGATACGACACGGTTCTTAGCTTGGGTAATGGCATGCGTGCTGGGGCTATTCATGATTCTTCCGATAGAGCTCAAGTGCAAGAATTAATCCTTAATTGCGAGTTAGCTGATGAAGCTAAAAAAGCAGGAGTTCAAGTAATCGTGGAAGGACCAGGTCATATTCCCATTGATGAAATAGAAACCAATGTGATTATTCAGAAAAGAATGAGTGGAGAGGCTCCTTTTTATATGTTAGGTCCCTTAACCACCGATGTTGCCCCTGGTTATGATCATATTTCTGCGGCGGTAGGCGCGGCTCTTTCTTCAGCCTATGGAGCTGATTTCATTTGTTATGTAACACCGCCAGAACATGTTGCTCTTCCCTTTCCTGAAGATGTCAAAGAGGGAGTAATTACTGCTAAAATTGCTACCCATATCGGTGATATGATTAAGCTTAATAAAAGAGAAGATGACTTAAAGATGGCTTATGCCCGTCGTAATTTAGATTGGAAAGAACAGTTCAAGTTAGCCATTAACCCAGAAAAAGCTGAAAAGTTAAGAGAAGAAAGAGCCCCCAAGGATAAGAGTACTTGTACGATGTGCGGAGAATATTGTGCCATCAAGATTGTCAATGAAACTTTTGCTTCTAAGATACCAGAGTGTAAATAA